One Sodalinema gerasimenkoae IPPAS B-353 DNA segment encodes these proteins:
- a CDS encoding DUF1818 family protein produces the protein MAKILKQGPGWRLGYHPEAESYVGLLGGDDFAFELTQAEFDDFRRLLQQLSETIVAITPELMDEERITCEVESDRLWMEADGYPGNYRIRLILNSGRRCEGEWPPAVIPNLLQAVKMIDVF, from the coding sequence ATGGCTAAGATTCTCAAACAAGGGCCTGGCTGGCGACTGGGGTATCATCCTGAAGCCGAGTCCTATGTGGGCTTACTGGGGGGGGATGATTTCGCCTTTGAGTTAACGCAGGCCGAGTTTGATGACTTTCGGCGGTTGTTGCAACAACTGAGTGAGACGATTGTGGCCATTACGCCGGAGTTGATGGATGAAGAACGCATCACTTGCGAGGTGGAGAGCGATCGCCTGTGGATGGAGGCTGATGGCTATCCGGGCAACTATCGAATTCGTCTAATCCTCAATAGTGGGCGACGCTGTGAGGGAGAATGGCCCCCAGCAGTGATTCCCAATTTGCTTCAGGCGGTGAAAATGATAGATGTGTTTTAA
- a CDS encoding GAF domain-containing protein codes for MPDRPNSQKSVSPNSDRPVAAQHLKALRRAIAAQEELISSAYATQRAARGQLMLKSILLEIVQVFSRLTAAEEGSVFLLNNEGVVIESILARGATMRELKRNLIGQVLDQGLAGWVMKRRRLGIIDDTEADERWVTLAYQPYQVRSVLCIPIFKAKHVCAVVTLMHPNVAHFSHLAILRYMDVVASVVGLVLDNVQQKIELTEVNDLHAIGSSESVPISDPSSESSGGSPSPSPDMVNTELTETGVYIITGDGKFLYANPRFAHMFDYRLEDLVTLDSMFELICADSGDRLLQDIKRCLNREIRSFSGPCKGRGKHGDSIPLILEGNLTRFYGKPAIVGTLQRGSPNK; via the coding sequence ATGCCAGATCGCCCTAATTCCCAAAAATCCGTGTCCCCCAATTCTGATCGTCCCGTTGCAGCTCAACACCTTAAAGCCCTACGACGGGCGATCGCCGCTCAAGAAGAACTAATCTCCAGTGCCTATGCCACGCAACGGGCGGCGCGGGGGCAGTTGATGCTCAAGTCGATTCTACTAGAGATCGTCCAAGTTTTTAGCCGTTTGACGGCGGCCGAGGAGGGCAGTGTCTTTCTGCTCAATAACGAGGGAGTGGTGATTGAAAGTATTCTGGCACGGGGCGCGACGATGCGAGAACTCAAACGCAACCTCATCGGACAAGTTTTAGATCAAGGGTTAGCGGGATGGGTAATGAAACGCCGCCGTTTAGGCATCATTGATGACACAGAGGCCGATGAACGGTGGGTGACGTTAGCCTATCAACCCTATCAGGTGCGATCGGTGCTTTGTATCCCCATTTTCAAAGCCAAGCATGTCTGTGCGGTGGTGACGCTGATGCACCCGAATGTGGCCCATTTTAGTCACCTGGCGATTTTGCGCTATATGGATGTTGTGGCCTCTGTGGTGGGGCTAGTGTTGGATAATGTGCAACAAAAAATTGAACTCACGGAAGTCAATGACTTGCACGCGATCGGTTCGAGTGAGTCGGTTCCCATTTCTGATCCGTCTTCTGAGTCTTCAGGAGGGAGTCCATCACCCTCCCCAGACATGGTAAACACAGAACTGACGGAAACGGGGGTTTATATTATCACCGGGGACGGGAAGTTCCTCTATGCAAACCCTCGCTTCGCCCATATGTTTGACTACCGGCTTGAGGATTTGGTGACTCTGGATTCAATGTTTGAGTTAATCTGTGCCGATAGTGGCGATCGCCTTCTCCAGGATATTAAACGCTGTCTCAATCGAGAAATTCGCAGTTTTAGCGGGCCCTGTAAGGGACGCGGCAAACATGGCGACAGTATCCCCCTTATCCTAGAGGGTAATCTGACTCGTTTCTACGGCAAGCCCGCCATTGTTGGAACTCTACAACGGGGTAGTCCTAATAAATAG
- the ndhL gene encoding NAD(P)H-quinone oxidoreductase subunit L, whose translation MISLTPELLALALYLGLAGTYLLVVPLGIYFYLQNRWYVAGSIERFIMYFFVFMFFPGMIIWGLFLNFRPQKRELNL comes from the coding sequence ATGATTTCGCTGACCCCAGAATTGCTTGCACTCGCCTTGTATCTCGGTTTAGCCGGAACCTATCTACTCGTGGTTCCCCTGGGAATCTATTTTTATCTCCAGAACCGTTGGTATGTGGCCGGCTCAATCGAACGGTTTATCATGTACTTCTTTGTCTTCATGTTCTTCCCGGGCATGATTATCTGGGGGCTGTTCCTCAACTTCCGTCCCCAAAAGCGTGAACTCAATCTTTAA
- a CDS encoding tRNA-(ms[2]io[6]A)-hydroxylase, which yields MIFAPQQSDTRFADTTRLPSIKFLEQPTSDAWIEQAIAHLDTILLDHSHCERKAAANALNLMCRYPSDGPLLRELTRLAEEELDHFRQVNDILQERGIPLAPLNAPPYASELKRQLRHNEPERKLDLLLVSGLIEARSHERLGLLATHLPEPPLAEFYRSLMASEARHYGIFWILATHEFPRDVVNSRLRELAQVESEILATLHPEPRIHS from the coding sequence ATGATTTTTGCTCCGCAACAGTCTGATACGAGATTCGCTGATACTACGAGACTACCGAGTATTAAGTTCCTTGAGCAACCCACCTCGGATGCCTGGATTGAGCAGGCGATCGCCCATCTGGATACAATACTCCTGGATCACTCCCATTGTGAACGCAAGGCGGCGGCCAATGCTCTGAATTTAATGTGTCGCTATCCTTCGGATGGGCCGCTATTGCGGGAACTGACGCGGTTGGCAGAGGAGGAACTGGACCATTTTCGGCAAGTGAATGACATTTTACAGGAACGGGGGATTCCGTTGGCTCCGTTGAATGCGCCTCCCTATGCCTCCGAGCTCAAGCGGCAATTGCGCCACAATGAACCGGAGCGTAAACTAGACTTATTATTGGTATCGGGGTTGATTGAGGCGCGATCGCATGAACGGTTAGGCTTGCTCGCGACTCATCTGCCGGAGCCTCCCTTAGCGGAGTTCTACCGCAGCTTAATGGCATCGGAAGCCCGTCACTATGGTATCTTCTGGATTTTAGCCACCCACGAGTTTCCCCGAGATGTCGTCAACAGCCGTCTCAGAGAACTGGCTCAGGTGGAGTCGGAGATTTTAGCCACCTTGCACCCTGAACCTCGCATTCATAGTTAG
- a CDS encoding DnaJ C-terminal domain-containing protein, which yields MQNFRDYYKILGVPRDASTEEIKRSYRRLARKYHPDMNPGDKSAEERFKDIGEAYNVLSDAAKRSQYDQFSRFLNQKKAKRRPVARSPRSTAPADARFEQYADFNSFLDDLLNRRPNARTAPQPPPGTRLRVDGPDAFRTRTTKTAYTVSRPTPQDVEARLTLPLEKAYTGGRERIRLEDGRSLEVTMPPGMVTGQRIRLKGQGNHGGDLYLKITVAPHPLFRVEGADIVCTLPVTPSEAVLAAKVEVKTLDGLVKVGLPNGVKSGQRLRLAGKGYLTRDGRRGDQLVEVQIVTPREITPEERELYEKLRSLETFNPRRDG from the coding sequence ATGCAAAACTTCCGCGATTACTACAAGATACTGGGAGTTCCCCGAGACGCTTCGACTGAGGAAATTAAACGCTCCTACCGGCGGTTGGCCCGGAAGTACCACCCGGATATGAATCCGGGGGATAAGTCGGCTGAGGAGCGATTTAAGGACATCGGGGAAGCCTACAATGTGCTATCCGATGCAGCCAAACGCAGTCAATACGACCAGTTCAGCCGCTTCCTCAATCAGAAGAAAGCCAAACGGCGACCGGTGGCCCGCAGTCCTCGGAGTACCGCCCCAGCGGATGCCCGTTTTGAGCAATATGCGGACTTTAACAGTTTCCTCGACGATCTCCTCAATCGTCGTCCCAATGCCCGCACCGCCCCGCAACCGCCCCCAGGCACTCGCTTACGGGTGGATGGCCCCGATGCCTTCCGCACCCGCACCACCAAAACGGCCTATACCGTCTCGCGGCCAACTCCCCAGGATGTGGAGGCGCGGCTGACGTTGCCCCTGGAGAAAGCCTACACCGGTGGACGGGAGCGGATTCGCTTGGAGGATGGGCGATCGCTCGAAGTGACGATGCCCCCCGGAATGGTGACGGGGCAACGAATTCGCCTCAAGGGCCAGGGCAATCATGGGGGAGACTTATATCTCAAGATTACCGTCGCCCCTCATCCTCTGTTCCGTGTTGAAGGGGCGGATATTGTCTGTACGCTTCCCGTTACGCCCTCGGAGGCGGTGTTAGCGGCGAAGGTAGAGGTGAAAACCCTCGATGGTTTAGTGAAGGTTGGACTTCCCAATGGGGTGAAGTCCGGGCAACGGTTACGGTTAGCCGGGAAAGGCTATCTGACGCGAGATGGCCGTCGGGGCGATCAGTTGGTGGAAGTGCAAATTGTCACCCCCCGAGAGATTACTCCCGAGGAACGGGAACTGTACGAAAAACTGCGATCGCTCGAAACCTTCAATCCCCGCCGGGATGGCTAA
- a CDS encoding DUF3007 family protein — MRRIDALAIGFGVFIAGGAAYLVLQQVGLDSASAGIWSQVLLISGLIGWVATYLFRFATSNMTYHQQLRDYTQSVIEKRWETMTPEERDHLLADLDELELSPETSSPETSSPKSSSDPC; from the coding sequence ATGCGACGAATTGATGCACTTGCGATCGGGTTTGGTGTCTTTATTGCCGGAGGTGCCGCCTATCTGGTTCTGCAACAGGTGGGGCTGGATTCAGCCTCGGCGGGAATCTGGAGTCAGGTGCTTCTCATTTCGGGCTTGATTGGCTGGGTGGCGACCTATTTGTTTCGCTTCGCTACCAGCAATATGACTTATCACCAACAGCTTCGGGACTATACCCAGTCGGTGATTGAGAAACGCTGGGAAACCATGACTCCTGAAGAACGCGATCACCTCCTAGCCGATCTCGATGAGTTGGAGTTGTCCCCAGAGACATCCTCCCCAGAGACATCCTCCCCAAAATCTTCTTCTGATCCTTGTTGA
- the dnaK gene encoding molecular chaperone DnaK gives MGRVVGIDLGTTNSVVAVMEGGKPVVIANAEGMRTTPSVVGFSKDGERLVGQLARRQTVLNPQNTFYSIKRFVGRKYSELDPVSKRVPYTIRRDDFGNVKIACPRMRRDFAPEELSAMILRKLADDAQRYLGEDVTGAVITVPAYFNDAQRQATRDAGRIAGLEVKRILNEPTAASLAYGLDRAESQTILVFDLGGGTFDVSVLEVGDGVFEVKATSGDTQLGGNDFDEKIVNYLAEQFLETEKIDLRRDRQALQRLTEAAEKAKIELSGVGVTDINLPFITATEEGPKHIETRLSRGQFEGLCGDLLRRLRLPVKQAVIDAGLHPRQIDEIVLVGGSTRMPMVEDLVRNLIRKEPNQNVNPDEVVAIGGAIQAGILDGEIADVLLLDVTPLSVGLETVGGVMKKLIPRNTTIPVRRSDIFSTSENNQSQVEIHITQGEREMAADNKSLGRFKLTGIPPAPRGVPQIQVAFDIDANGILQVSALDRATGREQSITVQGASTLNEAEIQNAIRQADKFAETDRLRREKVDRRNRAEALAARAERELRSVALDFGLSFAQGTRRRVEALVRELRDSLARNDERGLDLASASLQDALYELTREVSEYSLDAKGDGFFDNIRRTIVGDDDPNYGFEERRPTRRSPPPDRISRMSRTNAYDEDWGDDDDWF, from the coding sequence ATGGGAAGAGTCGTCGGCATTGACCTAGGCACCACGAACTCAGTTGTCGCTGTTATGGAAGGCGGCAAACCCGTCGTCATCGCCAATGCAGAAGGAATGCGGACGACCCCTTCAGTGGTGGGGTTCAGCAAGGACGGAGAACGGCTCGTGGGGCAGCTAGCACGTCGTCAGACCGTCCTTAACCCGCAAAATACCTTTTATTCCATCAAACGCTTTGTGGGGCGCAAATACAGCGAACTAGACCCCGTCTCAAAGCGAGTGCCCTATACCATCCGCCGCGATGACTTTGGCAATGTCAAAATCGCCTGTCCGCGCATGAGACGGGATTTCGCCCCCGAAGAACTCTCAGCCATGATTCTGCGGAAACTGGCTGATGATGCCCAACGGTATCTCGGGGAAGACGTGACGGGGGCGGTGATTACCGTTCCCGCTTATTTCAATGACGCCCAACGCCAAGCTACCCGCGATGCTGGGCGCATTGCTGGGTTGGAGGTGAAACGGATTCTCAACGAACCCACGGCAGCGTCTCTGGCCTATGGCTTAGATCGGGCCGAGAGTCAAACCATTTTGGTGTTTGACTTGGGGGGAGGAACCTTTGATGTCTCGGTGTTGGAAGTCGGCGATGGTGTATTTGAAGTCAAAGCCACCAGTGGCGATACGCAACTGGGGGGGAATGACTTTGATGAAAAAATTGTGAATTACCTGGCTGAACAGTTCCTCGAAACCGAGAAAATTGACCTACGGCGCGATCGCCAAGCCCTACAACGCCTCACAGAAGCCGCCGAGAAAGCCAAAATCGAACTCAGTGGCGTGGGCGTCACCGACATCAACCTCCCCTTCATCACCGCCACCGAAGAGGGGCCGAAACATATCGAAACCCGTCTCAGTCGCGGTCAATTTGAAGGACTTTGTGGCGACTTACTGCGTCGTCTGCGGCTACCGGTAAAACAGGCCGTCATTGATGCTGGGTTACATCCCCGACAAATCGATGAAATCGTCCTGGTGGGTGGTTCAACGCGAATGCCCATGGTGGAGGATTTGGTGCGCAATCTCATCCGCAAGGAACCGAATCAGAACGTCAACCCCGACGAAGTGGTGGCCATTGGCGGCGCGATTCAGGCGGGAATCCTCGATGGAGAAATTGCCGATGTCTTATTACTCGATGTCACCCCTCTCTCCGTAGGCTTGGAAACCGTCGGTGGAGTCATGAAAAAGCTGATTCCTCGCAACACCACCATTCCCGTACGGCGATCGGATATCTTCTCAACCTCAGAAAACAACCAAAGTCAAGTTGAGATTCATATCACCCAAGGGGAACGGGAGATGGCCGCCGATAACAAATCCCTCGGCCGCTTTAAGTTAACCGGGATTCCCCCAGCCCCGCGAGGCGTTCCCCAAATTCAGGTGGCCTTCGACATCGATGCCAACGGCATTTTACAAGTCAGCGCCCTCGATCGCGCCACCGGACGAGAACAAAGTATCACCGTCCAGGGGGCCTCAACCCTCAACGAAGCGGAAATCCAAAACGCCATCCGTCAGGCGGACAAATTCGCCGAAACCGATCGCCTACGTCGAGAAAAAGTCGATCGCCGCAACCGCGCCGAAGCCCTCGCCGCCCGCGCCGAACGAGAATTACGCTCCGTCGCCCTAGATTTTGGCCTCTCCTTTGCCCAAGGCACTCGCCGCCGCGTTGAAGCCCTAGTGCGGGAACTCCGAGATAGTCTCGCCCGCAATGATGAACGAGGCTTAGACTTAGCCTCCGCCAGTTTGCAAGATGCCCTCTACGAACTCACACGGGAAGTCTCGGAATACTCCCTAGACGCTAAAGGCGACGGCTTTTTCGACAATATCCGGCGCACCATTGTCGGCGATGACGATCCCAATTATGGCTTTGAGGAACGCCGCCCCACCCGTCGCAGTCCCCCCCCCGATCGCATCTCCCGGATGTCTCGCACCAATGCCTATGATGAAGATTGGGGCGACGACGATGATTGGTTCTAA
- the purB gene encoding adenylosuccinate lyase — protein sequence MSIARYTLPEMGDLWTDRYKYQTWLQVEIAVCEAQAELGYIPTEAVEEIKAKADFEPERILEIEAEVRHDVIAFLTNVNEYVGDAGRYIHLGMTSSDMLDTALALQLVASTNVLLQRLEDTIQAIRYQAQQHRHTVMVGRSHGIHAEPITFGFKLAGWLAEMLRHRDRLVAVRQAVAVGKISGAVGTYANLDPRIEALACQKLGLEPDMASTQVISRDRHAEFVQALALVAASLERFSVEIRNLQRTDVLEVEEYFSKGQKGSSAMPHKRNPIRSERLSGLARVIRGNAVAALENVALWHERDISHSSVERMILPDSCTVLHFMLHETTELVKHLLVYPENMLRNMNLYGGVIFSQRVLLTLVGKGLSREDAYAIVQSCAHSAWNQPNGDFRKLISQDPRVAQHLTPDEVDECFDPQYHLRNLDQVYQRLNI from the coding sequence ATGTCGATCGCACGATATACTTTGCCCGAAATGGGCGACCTTTGGACAGATCGGTATAAATACCAAACTTGGCTGCAAGTTGAAATTGCCGTTTGTGAGGCGCAAGCGGAACTTGGCTATATCCCCACTGAAGCGGTGGAGGAGATCAAAGCCAAAGCCGACTTTGAGCCAGAGCGCATTTTAGAAATTGAAGCCGAAGTCCGTCATGACGTAATTGCCTTTCTTACCAACGTCAATGAATATGTCGGTGATGCGGGGCGCTATATCCACCTGGGGATGACCAGTTCCGATATGCTGGATACGGCTCTGGCGTTGCAGTTGGTGGCCAGTACCAATGTCTTGTTGCAGCGACTCGAAGATACGATCCAGGCTATCCGCTATCAGGCGCAACAACACCGCCATACGGTAATGGTGGGCCGTTCCCACGGGATTCACGCTGAACCGATTACCTTTGGCTTTAAGTTAGCCGGTTGGTTGGCGGAAATGCTGCGTCATCGCGATCGCCTGGTGGCAGTGCGTCAAGCGGTGGCGGTGGGTAAAATCTCCGGCGCGGTGGGGACTTATGCGAATTTAGACCCTCGTATTGAGGCCTTAGCCTGTCAGAAACTGGGGTTAGAACCGGATATGGCCTCCACTCAGGTCATTTCCCGCGATCGCCATGCAGAATTTGTACAGGCGTTGGCCCTTGTTGCCGCCTCTCTAGAACGATTCTCCGTGGAGATTCGCAACCTACAACGCACGGATGTTTTAGAAGTGGAGGAATACTTCTCCAAAGGCCAAAAAGGCTCTTCAGCCATGCCTCATAAACGCAATCCCATCCGTTCTGAACGGCTGTCAGGGTTAGCGCGGGTGATTCGGGGAAATGCCGTCGCCGCCTTGGAAAATGTCGCTCTCTGGCATGAGCGGGATATTTCCCATAGTTCCGTCGAACGCATGATTCTGCCAGACTCCTGCACTGTGTTACATTTCATGCTCCATGAAACCACGGAGTTAGTGAAGCATCTACTGGTGTATCCCGAGAATATGCTACGCAACATGAACCTCTATGGCGGAGTGATTTTCAGCCAGCGAGTGTTATTAACCCTGGTGGGGAAAGGCTTGAGTCGGGAAGATGCCTATGCGATCGTCCAGTCTTGCGCTCACAGTGCTTGGAATCAACCCAATGGGGATTTTCGCAAGTTAATTAGTCAAGATCCTCGGGTAGCGCAACATCTCACCCCAGACGAGGTGGATGAGTGTTTCGATCCTCAATATCATCTGCGCAATCTCGATCAAGTCTATCAACGCTTGAACATCTAG
- a CDS encoding GAF domain-containing protein → MNFPNAGNILTTLIQGDGVGGLARRVEGLEAHQFITLLDFITAEFQQYTRAIEFLNDSTLETILEELLDAFTLKIGQILKAERTTIFLLDGDRQQLWSKVTLADGTSKELRLPSNVGILGQVASTGQGVTVATPQEHPLFNKEVDEFSGDRAYNLLCAPIFSSKNKGQVMAVVQLLNQQEQQKFSEEDLSTFENFSDTIGIILESCQSFYRAAQNQRGVSALLNATTSLGQSLDLETTLKTVMDQARQLLKADRSTLFLLAEDSRELWTKIAKADGKTMMEIRIPSNKGIAGYVASTGKPLNISDAYEDPRFDPSTDKKTGYITRNILCMPVFNSEGDLIGVTQLINKHQGSFTQADEFFMEAFNIQAGIALENAKLFQDVNVEKQYQKDILQSLSDAVISTDMQGKIVTINEAALELLGCPIKSESGKYHQQVWEESLIGCFVWEAIPIESLKFRLEDSLSHAARHYVPEQSVVLGIYTVSEENILDETAIEPDIETLEKDIDQIEFPLYLLATLETEEPETYRIWYGTTLKHIKHPTRLPKDKVSSVERSINLTVTPLTNPEGGVRGGLVVLEDISREKRMKTAMYRYMTPNVAEQVMALGEDALMVGERKDVTILFSDIRGYTTMTENFDASEVVTLLNQYFETMVEAVFNFEGTLDKFIGDALMAVFGAPLPLTENHAWMAIRSALDMRRRLAEFNQQRIIKNQPKIQIGIGVSSGEVVSGNIGSQKRMDYTVIGDGVNLSARLESLTKEYGCDIIISEYTYNLCADRIWVREIDKIRVKGKKTASSIYELIDVKSNDLNRETTKFLLLYKVGREDYLERNFEQAIACFEAALKLRPNDRPSQILLETSREYLRHEPPPDWDGVRTMTHK, encoded by the coding sequence ATGAATTTCCCGAATGCGGGCAATATTTTGACTACACTCATTCAAGGAGATGGAGTTGGAGGGTTGGCCCGCCGTGTTGAAGGCTTAGAAGCCCATCAATTCATTACGTTGCTGGATTTCATCACCGCAGAATTTCAGCAGTATACTCGGGCGATCGAATTTCTCAACGACAGCACTCTAGAAACCATCCTAGAGGAACTTCTCGATGCCTTCACCCTCAAGATTGGACAAATCTTAAAAGCTGAACGCACCACAATTTTTCTCCTCGATGGCGATCGCCAGCAGCTTTGGTCAAAAGTGACCCTCGCGGATGGCACATCCAAGGAACTCCGTCTCCCCTCCAATGTGGGGATTCTCGGACAAGTGGCCAGCACTGGACAAGGAGTTACCGTCGCCACGCCTCAAGAGCATCCTCTGTTTAACAAAGAAGTGGATGAATTTTCCGGCGATCGCGCCTATAACTTGCTCTGTGCGCCAATTTTTAGTAGTAAGAACAAGGGTCAAGTGATGGCCGTTGTTCAGTTACTTAACCAACAAGAACAGCAAAAGTTTTCTGAAGAAGATTTAAGCACCTTTGAAAACTTCTCCGACACCATTGGCATCATCCTCGAAAGTTGCCAATCCTTCTATCGAGCGGCCCAAAACCAGCGAGGAGTTTCTGCTTTACTCAATGCCACGACCTCTCTCGGACAAAGTCTCGATTTAGAAACAACCCTAAAAACCGTCATGGATCAGGCTCGGCAATTGCTCAAAGCCGACCGAAGTACTCTGTTTTTATTAGCCGAAGATAGTCGAGAACTTTGGACTAAAATTGCCAAAGCTGACGGTAAAACCATGATGGAAATCCGTATTCCCAGCAACAAAGGAATCGCGGGCTATGTTGCGTCTACCGGCAAACCTCTCAATATTTCCGATGCCTACGAAGACCCCCGTTTCGACCCCTCCACCGACAAAAAAACTGGCTACATCACCCGCAATATCCTCTGTATGCCCGTCTTCAACTCCGAAGGTGACCTGATTGGCGTCACCCAACTCATCAACAAACATCAGGGCAGCTTTACTCAAGCCGATGAATTTTTCATGGAGGCCTTTAACATTCAGGCAGGAATTGCCCTAGAAAATGCCAAACTGTTCCAAGATGTTAACGTTGAAAAGCAATATCAAAAAGATATCCTTCAAAGCCTATCTGATGCAGTCATCTCGACGGATATGCAGGGTAAGATTGTCACCATCAATGAAGCCGCATTAGAACTGCTGGGTTGTCCCATTAAATCGGAGTCCGGGAAATATCATCAACAGGTATGGGAGGAGAGTTTAATCGGCTGTTTTGTTTGGGAAGCCATCCCCATTGAAAGTTTAAAGTTCCGTCTTGAAGATAGTTTATCCCATGCTGCTCGCCATTATGTCCCTGAACAGAGTGTTGTTTTAGGAATTTATACGGTTTCCGAAGAGAATATCCTGGATGAAACTGCTATTGAACCGGATATTGAGACCCTAGAAAAGGATATTGACCAAATTGAATTTCCCCTTTATTTACTCGCCACTCTAGAAACTGAAGAACCTGAAACCTATCGAATTTGGTATGGTACGACCTTAAAGCATATCAAACATCCAACTCGCCTTCCTAAAGATAAAGTCTCCTCCGTCGAACGAAGCATTAATTTAACCGTCACTCCCCTAACGAATCCAGAAGGAGGGGTACGCGGAGGGTTAGTCGTTTTAGAGGATATTAGCCGTGAGAAACGCATGAAAACGGCGATGTATCGTTATATGACTCCTAATGTAGCCGAACAGGTGATGGCATTGGGGGAAGATGCGTTAATGGTGGGAGAACGCAAAGATGTCACCATTCTCTTCTCAGATATTCGCGGCTATACCACCATGACCGAAAACTTTGATGCGTCGGAGGTGGTGACGCTTCTCAATCAATACTTTGAGACGATGGTTGAGGCGGTGTTTAATTTTGAAGGAACCCTCGATAAGTTTATTGGTGATGCCTTAATGGCAGTGTTTGGGGCCCCCCTTCCCTTGACGGAAAATCATGCTTGGATGGCGATTCGTTCTGCGTTAGATATGCGTCGCCGTTTGGCGGAGTTTAATCAGCAGCGAATTATCAAAAATCAGCCTAAAATCCAGATTGGGATTGGTGTTAGTTCCGGGGAAGTGGTATCGGGAAATATCGGGTCTCAAAAACGCATGGATTATACAGTAATCGGCGATGGTGTGAATTTAAGTGCTCGCCTAGAAAGTCTAACTAAGGAATATGGCTGCGACATTATTATTAGCGAATATACCTATAATCTCTGTGCTGATCGCATTTGGGTTCGAGAAATTGATAAGATTCGCGTCAAAGGCAAGAAAACCGCCAGTAGTATCTATGAGCTGATTGACGTTAAAAGTAATGATTTAAACCGAGAAACCACGAAGTTTTTACTTTTATATAAAGTGGGGCGAGAAGACTATTTGGAGCGCAATTTCGAGCAGGCGATCGCCTGTTTTGAGGCGGCATTAAAGCTTCGTCCCAATGACAGACCTTCGCAAATTCTCCTAGAAACATCGCGAGAATATCTACGTCATGAACCGCCGCCAGACTGGGATGGGGTGAGAACCATGACTCATAAATAG
- the trpA gene encoding tryptophan synthase subunit alpha — protein MKSVSESFASLRQAGQCALIPFITAGDPDLKTTAEALRVLDRSGADIIELGVPYSDPLADGPAIQAAATRALKQGVRLDDVLDVVRKVGPEISAPIVLFTYYNPILHRGIEAFLKSIAEAGVKGLVVPDLPLEESQFLMDCAEAVGVEVVLLVAPTSPKERIMAIAQKSQGFIYLVSVTGVTGTRTQVSDRVKELIPQLRAVTDKPIGVGFGISEPEHARQMKDWGADAAICGSAFVKRLSQGTAAEGLAQIEQFCQELKQAIS, from the coding sequence ATGAAATCGGTTTCTGAGTCGTTTGCAAGCCTACGTCAAGCGGGGCAATGTGCCTTAATTCCCTTCATTACTGCCGGAGATCCGGATTTAAAAACAACGGCTGAGGCCCTACGGGTTCTCGATCGCAGTGGTGCGGATATCATCGAGTTGGGGGTTCCCTATTCTGATCCCCTCGCCGATGGCCCCGCCATTCAAGCGGCGGCGACACGGGCCTTAAAACAAGGTGTCCGACTCGACGATGTCTTGGATGTGGTGCGTAAGGTTGGCCCGGAGATTTCCGCCCCGATTGTTCTGTTTACCTATTACAACCCGATTCTCCATCGGGGCATCGAAGCCTTCCTCAAATCCATTGCTGAAGCGGGGGTGAAGGGGTTAGTGGTTCCTGATTTACCCTTAGAAGAGTCTCAGTTTTTGATGGATTGTGCCGAGGCGGTTGGGGTAGAAGTGGTGTTGCTGGTGGCCCCCACTAGCCCCAAAGAACGGATTATGGCGATCGCCCAAAAGTCCCAAGGGTTCATCTATCTGGTGAGCGTGACGGGCGTTACCGGAACGCGCACCCAAGTCAGCGATCGCGTTAAGGAGTTGATTCCCCAACTGCGGGCTGTCACCGACAAACCCATCGGCGTCGGCTTCGGCATCTCGGAACCAGAACACGCCCGCCAAATGAAAGACTGGGGGGCAGATGCGGCCATTTGTGGCAGTGCCTTCGTCAAGCGTCTCAGTCAAGGGACGGCAGCAGAAGGGTTAGCACAGATAGAGCAGTTTTGTCAAGAGTTGAAGCAGGCGATTTCGTAA
- a CDS encoding DUF2442 domain-containing protein, producing MLQDIVAVEPLENYQLRIHFEDGVQGIVQVRQLIDFTGVFAPLQDPNYFATVKVNPDWGTVYWENGADLDPDVLYHLLTNQPLELPTMTSSQGFFNPLIPVKRVHLS from the coding sequence ATGCTGCAAGACATTGTCGCTGTTGAACCTCTTGAGAACTACCAACTTCGGATTCATTTTGAAGATGGTGTTCAGGGAATTGTACAGGTACGCCAGTTAATTGACTTTACAGGCGTGTTCGCTCCCCTTCAAGATCCCAATTACTTTGCAACAGTGAAGGTGAATCCCGACTGGGGAACAGTCTATTGGGAAAATGGGGCAGATTTAGATCCCGATGTCCTTTATCATCTTCTGACGAATCAACCCCTGGAACTGCCAACAATGACATCGAGTCAAGGATTTTTCAACCCACTAATACCTGTTAAGAGGGTGCATCTCAGTTAG